CGCCCTATTAATGAAATAAGAGCCCCCGAAATCCTGGCAGTTCTTCGTCGTGTAGAGAGTCGCGGAGCCTTAGAAACTGCTCACCGAATTAGGACTATTGCAGGGCAAGTATTGCGGTATGCTGTGGCAACTGGAAGGGCAGAACGTGATTGTTCAGGGGATTTAAAAGGAGCTTTGCCACAACCAAGAGAAAGTCACCACGCCGCAATTACAGAACCGAAAGAGGTTGCACCGCTTCTAAGGGCCATAGACGGCTATGAGGGGCATTTTGTGGTTAAGTGCGCCCTAAGGCTTGCCCCTATGTTCTTTGTTCGACCTGGAGAACTTAGAAACGTAGAATGGGCGGAAATAGACCTTGATGGAGCGGCATGGAATATTCCGGCACACAAAATGAAAATGAAACAGGCGCACATCGTCCCCCTATGTACTCAGGCTATCGAGATATTGACGGAGCTGAAACAGTTTACAGGGGCGAGCAAATATGTTTTTCCGTCAGGCAGGTCATTCGCGAGGCCTATGTCAAACAACGCAATCCTTGCAGCACTGCGCCGCATGGGATACGACAAGGAGACTATGACTGGGCATGGTTTCCGGGCAATGGCCAGGACCATTCTTGACGAAGTGTTACAGGTAAGACCGGATTTTATAGAGCACCAACTCGCTCATGCCGTTAGAGACCCGAACGGAAGAGCCT
The Pseudomonadota bacterium genome window above contains:
- a CDS encoding integrase arm-type DNA-binding domain-containing protein gives rise to the protein MPLSDLKVRTTKPKEKPYKLYDIDGLYLLVTEKGYKWWRFKYRFDRKEKQLSLGTYPEISLADARVRRDEARKQIAHGIDPGALRKAMKQTETAETETFEVIAREWHTKFTPTWTPIHAATMMNRLERDLFPWVGKRPINEIRAPEILAVLRRVESRGALETAHRIRTIAGQVLRYAVATGRAERDCSGDLKGALPQPRESHHAAITEPKEVAPLLRAIDGYEGHFVVKCALRLAPMFFVRPGELRNVEWAEIDLDGAAWNIPAHKMKMKQAHIVPLCTQAIEILTELKQFTGASKYVFPSGRSFARPMSNNAILAALRRMGYDKETMTGHGFRAMARTILDEVLQVRPDFIEHQLAHAVRDPNGRAYNRTAHLAERRNMMQLWADYLDGLKHGAQVLPLTKKYD